Below is a genomic region from Prunus persica cultivar Lovell chromosome G3, Prunus_persica_NCBIv2, whole genome shotgun sequence.
tcttcttgtagCTTTTTCAGATCTGTTAACAAACACAGTAGAGGAGAATGAAAACCAGGATGGTTGATGTCTTTATTATATACAGGGAAATGAATTGCTATGCCTCCTCCAATCAAATGGCCCCACGGCGACGAAACTTTCCACCAAGTCtacaaaataaagcataagtcTACGTCTTCGTCAACGTCGAGTTTATTCTTGAAAGCTTCTCCGAAGAGCTTAAGCAAATGGCCATACTTTTTCTTCAGAATTCACCAACTATCATTATAATATGGGCTTAACTTTTCATTTGCCCTTAAACTTGTAGTTAACTTTAGATTTActtcatattctttttttattcataagaaattaaaaatatgaacttttttttcctccaattttTCCATGCCGTCTAAATCATTAacatttcatcaatttttttgttaaattattaaaaataatttattttatttagaaaaaaattaaagaaaaagagaacaaaacaaaaacaaaaaaagaaacccataACCAGGAAACACCAAGTGTATAGCTTCCTCTGAATAAAGTATTCACCTGCAGAAATTGCTAAAATTACACTGTTCAGAATTTTAGAGTACCAATTTAACATGGCTTGCAGCATGAAAACTTATAGTTTAGATTCAATACCAGGAATTCACGAATGAATACTGAGAAAACACCAGTGGCTAGAATTTTAGCAAAGTAATTGATTCTTCTTCCATATAACTCTTTCCACAATGCTTTGATGAACCGATATTCACTAAAGATTTGTGTCCACAGAAATACTGTCATTGATGTGTATGCATGGTAAAGAGGAGGTGAATGCTCCTTAAACAGTATAATACAAAGTAGTCCCAGAAAAAGGCATCCACAAAGTTGTACCTACAGTAAATAATGAGATTCATGAGTTATGTTGAATAGatagagaatataaaaacCCTTTATAGACATCCAAATCTCATATATTCCCAAACTTCTACTTtagctcctttttttctttaaaaaaaatctgtatTTGTAAACTCCTTCCTTCAATTTGAAAACCACTATTAAAGCTTACAAGAGGTCAAGCTTACACAAACATTACTTTTCTGGTATTATCTGTCTGGTGATCTGCTTGCTCCTTTCTAAACATATGCCCTGCCAATGAAGTATAAGATTGCAGCCCTGCATATGGAGAACAATATAGGTCATCCAACCAATATACCCAAGAATAATTACAGTCATGAGCATCAGCCAATCGTATGTTTGAAAATAgtaaagagtatagccaagcggctatactatttaaatattcaaaaatatttaaaaatttaaaaatatttaataaatataaccACGCTGcgatactctttaaatatattttaatatatttacaTTTCCTTCTATGGAGGCTGAGCCCCGGGCAGAGCGGTAGAAATTTATATGACTCGTATGATCTCCGAGCTGTGGCTCACTAACTTAACAAAGCCGTTCATCCTTCAATTCACGCTTCTACACACAAGGCTTGAGTCGCAATTTCAAACAAAGTGTCAAGACACCCAAAAGAATTTTGTGCCCGCAGCAGTCTTGTATGGCCACTACCGGCGACAAAAAGCCGAGCACAAGGCCTCCCGGGGCAGCTTGTGACGGCATGGAGGAAAGTGAAGTAAGGATTTCTCAAGACAAGCCAAGGAATGACTGATTTCAAGTCCTCTCCCCTCCCCAACTTGCCTGCAGTTTGATCAACTTTGTATGGCATAATTAAGCATAGTATCTATTCTAGCCTGCCATCAAAACCGAGCCGAGCATGTAATTTGATACCCAACTGCAAGCCTTGTAATATATGATTTACTCAATCCAAACATCCTTATAAATCAAAGCTGTAAAATGCTAAGACAATGCATAGCAGTTGGTCTTAGTCCGTTATGGACAAAACTGTGTGAAGTTCCCTTTCTATTGATGTTGAACAAGGTTCATTTACAACCATGCTCCAACTAGAAGCATCCTATTCCTATTAAAACCACATAAAAGAAAGATTCATGTGGTGATATGGTGGTATGGTATACAACATGTCAACAtttctgaaagaaagaaaaggaagacaCAATCAAAACTTTGATGACTAATCTAAGCAGTAAGCAGCAAGCAGCAAGCAGCAAGAGGAAACTTCTAAGTCAGCCTCAGCGCCATTTCTTGAAATGGCCCATTggcccttctctttttttctgtttgttaAATCTTAAATAGCAGTGATCTAGTTGTATTTATGAATCGATGCATCCAGGGGTGTATCATTAGCGCTGGAGTTGACATGGTCAATACTCACCCCATTCCACCTAATAATCTTCAAATAGACATGAGTTGAGAGTTTGGTGAGTTGACTAAGAGAGTGTGTCTACTCTCGTACACTCGAGATAGATCCTCCTCCCATACATTTGAATCATTTTAATTATCACTTTGTCAagagaaaattataataatcttCAAATACACCATAATCTTCAAAAAGCTTTTCGGAGATGTGCATCATGCATATGCATGATGGTCCCATCTAAGCTGGGTTTGTTcccatatataaatacatatatgtatttgCTAAATTTTGGTATCCATGACAACATCCAAGTTAATTAACAACAGCTCATCCATACACCAGAGACATGTACACAACACAACTTACAGCTACAACTTCTTTACTAGTTACaagcttttcttttgtaaattcaTCTGCAAGattaataaaacttaaaacaagcTACAAAGTTCTGCTAATTCCAAGATTGGCAGCAAAACCCAATTTGCAATACCCTTACAAAGCAACAAAGCCACCAACACAGGTTTATTCAACCACCAAAGCCTActaggaaaggaaaaagaaaatacaaaaggaaGCACACCAAGAAGGCACAAATTTCAACATGCTCCATCCGGTTGGCATATAAAACTTATTCATTGGATTATAGAGGTTCGAAAACCACCTTCACCCCTTTCTCATAATGGCGGTACGTGCCATCCGTCATGATACGACCCAGCTGTGTTGAGCTTCGCACAATTTTATTATACTGCTTCCACCATGCCATAAAGCTGCTatacttcaagaaaatatcaGGGGTTACTGCAAAATTCTTGAGGGCATCCAACACATACTTCTCAAACTCTATCAACTTTTGCTTGCATTGTTCCCTTTCTTGAAAACTCGGTTGTCCCTTCTCCAGCTGATTGCATAAGATAAGAGCCTCCTCAACATGTGCCCAAAAACAAGAATCATCAGTCAGACTAGAAGCCACGTTCTGTGCTTTTGACTTGCTTGGACCGTCTTCAACTGTTTCCCCTCTTCTAATTCTCTCTGCTACCTTcctttcctcctcttcctcgaACCATTTCTCCAACAGAATGAAATGCTTAGGCCTTTCCTCAATGTAGTTTTTCCCATCCTTGTCCTTGTAGTACTCTGCAATGTGAAGTGGTTCCATCATCCTTCTGTAGTTTGTACCTCCCATAAGCCAACGGGTTCGTAAGGCAGCTCCTTCTTTCTGGGGCCTATTCTCTACTTCTTCAACCAAGTCCTGCCAGTAATTCGACAGCTTCTTCTTAAACTCTTGGACGTTGAAGTCAGCCCTGTTATGCTTGTTTTTGTACACGTCATAGTATCCAATTTCCCTATCTTTTGACTCCTTCTTGTACCACTCAAGGTAGGCCATGTTCACTTTCATATCATTAATTTTCTTGGCGGCATTGGAAGCCCTCGTCTTCTGTATTGCTAATTTATATTCATGTGTTTCCATCTTCTTTATCAGACTATTGAGTTGTTTCTGTTGCAATGCCTTTTTTACAAAGGAGCAGAGAAGGAATTAGTAGAAGTAAAATTTAACAACGGGGAATATTTCTAACATTCTTTTGCAAATAATGTATGTGTTGTAGGCTTATAGGatgaaaacataaaacattATCAAATCACATATTTGCATTGAAACTTTGCTACCTGTGATGGGGGAACTCCAAATATTGCTGCCAGTTGTGTGATAATGCTAGCTTTAAGTGGAACTCTATCGCTTTCAGCCAACTCAAAGACATCTTTACAAAATGCCTTGAGCTTGAGACGTTCCAAGAGCTGTCCATAATCAAAAAACTGAATCCCCACATTAGGATATTGGGTCTGATCACCCTGAGAGTTGGCTGCCAccaactccaaaatcaaatctgGGTCCTCAAAGCAAGCACAACCAGAATCAGAGCACAACAGGAATGTTCCAAAAGGCTTATAAGCACCAACTTTAGTACCGGTTCCAAGAGCAGTTGGATTTGGGGATAGGAAGAGTTTAGGTACAGGATCTTGGATAGAGGCTACATGCAAGAAGCAAGAAGTCCATGCTGAGAATTGTGAAACACATTTTCGGAAGTGTTCGTCACCAATAAGGGGTGAACTGAAAGTAATGCAAAGGGGGCGTTTGGCTTTTGATAAGTTGAGGCTTTCTAGCAGCCATAAGGTGAAGAGCGTAGCCACACAGCCTCCCATAGAGTATCCAGTGATAATTACTAATGAATTTGATCTGCTAATCTGTGCCACAAACATTATCAAaagttacatatatacaaactAGTCACGTACTCAATTGCAATATAGTTTGTCAAATTAATTATGACAACGAAAAACTCCATTACTTTAAATggtcaaacaaacaaaataggaAACTCTATCAGATTACTATAGACTTTCTCTAAGGTTTCTCCAAATTCACAAGTTGTCAAAAGTAGAAATGATGAGTTTAAGGAAAGACAAAAAAcagaaggaaagagagagaaggaacgAACCTCAGTTTTCAGAAGACAGAGCTCATCAAAACGAGAGGCAAAGAGCTTGATTGCAGCTTCATTGAGGGAGAAACTTGGGTTGCTTTTGTTGAGCAAAAATCCAAAGTCAGGGAGATTTCTTTCCTTAAAAGTTGATGATAAAATCAAGCCTTCTTGTCCCCTCAAAGACATGGGTGAAGTCAGAAAAGTTATGATGGTAAGATTTGCTTGTTGGGTTGTATTAATGTGTAAGGTTGGTTGTGCATTTGGATTGACCTTCTGCTTATCATTCTGAATTGCATCCCATGACTGGTGTAGGGGTTCAGAGGTCAACAGCACATTTGCCAATTCTAGGCCGCTGCTAAATCTGTCAtcaaaaaatcaaaccaaaaaacagggagtaagatatggtgttaaTTTAGCAACTAACTTCGTTAAATTTTtactataaaaagaaaaaaaaattattgagaaagaaagaaaaagaacattgAACTTTACTTACTGAttgctcatcttcttcttataGCTTTTTCAGATCTGTTAACACACACAGTACAGGAGAATGAAAACCAGGATGGTTGATGTATTCCTTATATACATGGAAATGAATTGCTATCCCTCCTCCAATCAAATGGCCTCACGGCGACGAAACTTCCACCAAGTCtacaaaataaagcaaagtCTACTTCTTCGTCAACGTCGAGTTTATTCTTGAAAGCTTCTCCGAAGAGCTTAAGCAAGTGGCCATACTTTTTCTTCACAATTCACCATCATTATAATATGGGCTTAACTTTTCATTTTGCCCTTAAACTTGtaactaatttttaatttaccccattctttttttatttataaaaaattaagaatataaactttctttttctctctaatTTTCCCATGCCATCTAAATCATCAACCTTTCATCAATTTTTCtattaaatcattaaaaataaatttatttttatttagaaaaaattatagaaaaagagaacaaaacaaaaacgaaaaaagaaaaccatccCCATCCACATACCCCCTCCGTGCTCTTTTTTTATCCCCCACCCGCAACTCACCCCTTTACCCATCGCGCCCTCCCTTCTTAGCAGCCCACCCTCCCACAGCCACCACCCCACAAccatcactctctctctctctcttcccccatGCCTAGCCTCGACACCCACAAAGTTACCCACCTCGCCACAACCCCCCGCCCTTGGTGTGGTTTTTGCTCAAAtagatttggttttttttttttttgggttcaaatatATGGTGGTGGTTTTGGTGTTGTTGTATGGGATGTGTTCGATCTTTGGGTGCAATGAGGGCAGAGAGAGAAGTCAAGGGAGATAGAATGGGTGGTGGTGTGATTTGTGAGGACATGGGAGGCTAGGATTTGGGTAAGATTTTACTTTAGtgttataattattatttcaattttttaattatttttattttattttattttaacatgaaaattatcaatttaccctcatatttaacgacaaattagataaaatattgaaaatttaaatgacAATGGAAAAATTGGCGAAAAATAGAAGTTcctattctttattttctattaaaaaaaaatacatggtgTAAATTGAAAGCTAGATATAAGTTTATGGGGCAAATTATCAAAGCCTTATAATATGCTcgccttttctcttcttttctctgtcttaTTGTTGTCCAAagtatttgttctattttattttgcaaacGAGTTGCTTACTTGCTGCTAATTGTTCTGGCCACTTTGCCATGAAGCCCATGTGAATACACGGGCAGGGCAAACAAGCCCAGCAAAATTGCTGATGAGCTGAAATTGGACATTGAAATATGTGAATAGGCTTGAAATGGGAGCCCAACTTGTTTTCTGTTCTTAATCTTTCTAaccataaatataaataaatttatttacaaattGATCAATGATCTGTAAATGGGTTTAACTGGTTAAACTGTATCAACTAATCAATACATGTGAGAAGCGtgccaaaaatttcaattgaatGGGGAACACTTGGAAAATCCCATTGCTAAGAATCTCTCATCTCCAAGCAAACTGCAGTTGTAGGAAGAACGGGCAAAGTTGTAGAGTGGGAAGCTGCTATTAGAACCGTGAGAGGCGCCTTAAGAACATTAAAGCTCACCTTTCCTGAAAACTGGTGATTTATTTCGATGCCCAATATCCCAGTTTAGCATTGCTTACATTGCTTTCCGAGATGACCGGTCCACTGAACCAATGTTGATATCTTTTGTGTATATATTTGTGACGGCAAAAAGCAACAGCACAAAGACTACTTGAGCACTCACGATTCCAAAATGGCTGATGCTGTTACCAATTTCCATCCAACTTCCTGTATTTCGGACCTGATATCAATCAAAATGGTCAGTAGGGTTTTCGAGAAAGCATTGATCTGATGCAGTATAATACAAGTGTTCGTCCATGCACATGTAGTATGCTGCGTGGATCAGACATTTCTAACCAAGGAAATCATTTGAAACATTACTTTGTAAGGTAATTCTCCTATCGTTACAACACAAAAATACTACGACAAAGTCCAAAACATAATTTCATCTCAAGAACACAGTAACCTTACCAGGAAGAAGAAATGCATAGTCATTACATCCGAGAACAAAATAACGAGGAAATAGCATCCCAACCGTGGAAGTCGGTTTAGTTTTGTTATTGCACTGAATACACATCTGCATGTCAGTCAAACACAAATTATAAGACAACCAcaatttcttacaatttcaTATATAAGAGAGAAGGAATTTACTCTACATGTTAGTAAAGTAAAACTGCATTTTTTCCATTCTATTATTAACGAACAGTGCAAAATAAGAACGGTGTTTTAACCAGCTTGTTATCACACACAAAATTGTAACTGCACTTACATGACGAGCAGGAATGGAATGAATAACTTGAAGATAAGTAAGGCAGCCATAAGAAACGGCTGCAATTACAAGCAAATAATATCAGCTAAGCAGTGGCAACAAATCTGATAGATGCCAAGGAAAGTTCAACCTTCACTTACACTGAAGACGGTAATAAATCGATAGACAGATGAAATCTCAAAGCTTGCGATACTTGCAAAATTACCCGTTCCAAAGAAGGCAACATTAAATAAAACCATCTAAAACCACAAAAGACATCAGAGATCAATATCATGAGCAGTTAAATCATTAAATTTCTAGAAAAATCAGGCAATTTCTTCAGTATggtaatgaaaagaaaagatagcACTTACAAAGATTAATGGAATTCGCACATCAGACAGCTGCAAGTATCTACCATCAAGTATGACATTATCTTCCATATTGTTAAAGGAGCTTGACAACCTGTTCACCTTACTCAAGTAAATAAGTGTGTTTTCAACTAGTATCCAAGCCATGAGTGCAAGAGCCAGAGCACCGTAGAAGACAGCTTCATATCTGCATAAGTTTTCAGAATGAATGaaaagataattaaaaaaattcatcctAACAACCCGCATATTCAAAAATCTTTTAAATGAAGGCAAGCATGACAGTTAGCATATAAATAGACTGTACCCAATAGATAATAGAAGGAATGTGGGCGCAAAACCAAGAAATATGGAAGTAAGCCGGGACAAGAGACCATTTGCGGAAAACAATGGAAGTACAATCGAGATACCTATGCCAAgacaaaataaagataaatataAATAGTCATGTAATTTAAAGATATAAATTCTTCAGCCATTAAACACCTGTCAACTGATATGTTAATCATTAACCTAGAAGGGACGAGTTCAAAAGCATACCAGCAATGGACCAATTTGTAATCTGGTGCAAAGCAAGTAGTTCTTGCTTCTGTGTTCTATGAGAGGTTGATATTGACACCATCACGGATGATAATCCAACCAAAAGAGCCTAATTCAcaagcataaaaaaataaaaaataaataaaaattacctCCATATCTGTTACGTTACACCCTATACATTAAGCTTCCTTCCATACCAACAGAGGACAGAGATAGGTTAAGTACCTGTAACTGAAAGAGCGTGGGAAATTTAGGTTGCTTCTTGTCATGATTGCAGATACTTAGCCAGTACTTGTTTCCTTCAGTATGCAGATCTAGCAACCTAGCAGCTACTCCTATCATAATAATCATAACTCCACTCCCAATCctatgaacatgaattgtcaCAGAATGCACATAATTTTCAAGGCCAATCCAAATGTTACAATAGACACAGAACTCAAGATAATTGACACAGTATATTGTCGATTTTTCTTAAATAGCTTATCTTTGTTGACTAACTATACATGCATTcatattcttttcttaattttacaCACACCTAATAAAGATATCTATGATAGCTGATTTTAGTTCTTGGAACtaacatattggcttgttcaGGGGTATATGCATTGAGCATATACCACATTTACCCTCCCTTCTGATAATGtgtatttcattttaaaaagtagtaaaaaaattgaatgaacGAAATCTCAACCACGGCCAGATTTCTCACAGTACAACAAAGGCATTGTCCGAATTGGAGAATGTCCTAACAACTCTTAAGATCTTTCCAATAACAATGAAATCTGCAACTGTTCGAAAAATTAACCACACACACCCCTACCTCCTCCCATCCCAACCCCAT
It encodes:
- the LOC18784052 gene encoding senescence-associated carboxylesterase 101, producing MSNQFSSGLELANVLLTSEPLHQSWDAIQNDKQKVNPNAQPTLHINTTQQANLTIITFLTSPMSLRGQEGLILSSTFKERNLPDFGFLLNKSNPSFSLNEAAIKLFASRFDELCLLKTEISRSNSLVIITGYSMGGCVATLFTLWLLESLNLSKAKRPLCITFSSPLIGDEHFRKCVSQFSAWTSCFLHVASIQDPVPKLFLSPNPTALGTGTKVGAYKPFGTFLLCSDSGCACFEDPDLILELVAANSQGDQTQYPNVGIQFFDYGQLLERLKLKAFCKDVFELAESDRVPLKASIITQLAAIFGVPPSQALQQKQLNSLIKKMETHEYKLAIQKTRASNAAKKINDMKVNMAYLEWYKKESKDREIGYYDVYKNKHNRADFNVQEFKKKLSNYWQDLVEEVENRPQKEGAALRTRWLMGGTNYRRMMEPLHIAEYYKDKDGKNYIEERPKHFILLEKWFEEEEERKVAERIRRGETVEDGPSKSKAQNVASSLTDDSCFWAHVEEALILCNQLEKGQPSFQEREQCKQKLIEFEKYVLDALKNFAVTPDIFLKYSSFMAWWKQYNKIVRSSTQLGRIMTDGTYRHYEKGVKVVFEPL